In one window of Thermoproteales archaeon DNA:
- a CDS encoding ABC transporter ATP-binding protein, which yields MGWRFRSLGKFDEERVELPVSEIAKQVIPLLKPYKHLIIVFIIATMARLALSLLFPLVMGWLVDSAVTGSVEKLMEHSLLFLGILSIYWTVGFARIYCMSLLGQNFVRDLRERLVEAILRARIQALRTENVGRIISRVMNDVDTIGDMFTSGLVDTVADIVSLVGAFLIMVSISYILTMALLPLIPLIFIINYRFAIKARRVYRTARKAIAVVTSKVEQEVSGASVVRSFYSRRGLNEAEFRRVSADYAEASVEATRVVASVNPVMMLMRAIGMALILYLGGVLYESGSISVGTIVAFYAYLEMFFKPLQTLAIFFNTAQSALAAAERIVNLLLIDREDEGGEYEGSVKGLVEFDSIIFGYEPEQPVVDNVSLRAEPGRVTAIVGPTGSGKSTLAKLLLRFYDPWSGSIKLDDRDLREYRLSFLRKVIAYVPQEPVVFSGTVLDNLRMGKPEMTKREITRLLEDLGVAEILNVLPGGLNAKVLEEGRNLSKGQRQIISLVRAVLASPKVLVLDEATSSVDIETELRIHAGLRKIAKAKGMSVIVIAHRLVPVAMADYIYVLDKGRVVESGSHSELLPRNGLYAKLWKTQIVTTTL from the coding sequence GTGGGGTGGAGGTTTAGAAGTCTGGGCAAGTTTGACGAGGAAAGGGTAGAGTTGCCTGTCTCTGAAATAGCTAAGCAAGTAATTCCCCTACTAAAACCTTACAAGCATCTAATAATAGTTTTTATCATTGCAACTATGGCTAGGCTAGCACTAAGCTTGCTTTTCCCGCTAGTAATGGGATGGCTTGTTGATTCTGCTGTTACAGGTTCTGTAGAGAAGTTAATGGAGCATTCCCTCCTTTTTCTTGGAATTCTGTCTATCTATTGGACGGTGGGCTTTGCAAGAATATACTGTATGTCCCTGCTTGGCCAGAACTTTGTTAGAGATCTTAGGGAGAGGTTGGTCGAGGCTATATTAAGAGCTAGAATACAAGCTCTTAGGACGGAAAATGTTGGGAGGATTATATCTAGAGTTATGAACGATGTGGATACTATAGGCGATATGTTCACTAGCGGGCTGGTGGACACGGTAGCGGATATCGTAAGCCTAGTTGGAGCATTTCTCATAATGGTTTCTATAAGTTATATTCTTACAATGGCCTTGCTTCCTCTCATACCTTTAATTTTCATCATAAACTATCGCTTTGCTATTAAGGCTAGGAGGGTGTATAGGACGGCTAGGAAAGCTATAGCTGTGGTTACGAGTAAGGTGGAGCAGGAGGTTTCTGGGGCTTCTGTAGTTAGGAGCTTTTACTCTAGGAGAGGCTTGAACGAGGCTGAGTTTAGGAGGGTTAGCGCAGATTATGCTGAAGCTAGTGTTGAAGCTACGAGGGTTGTCGCGTCTGTTAACCCTGTTATGATGCTTATGAGGGCTATAGGCATGGCTTTGATACTCTACTTGGGTGGGGTTCTTTACGAGTCGGGGAGTATATCCGTGGGTACGATCGTTGCCTTTTACGCGTATTTAGAGATGTTTTTTAAGCCTCTTCAAACTCTTGCTATTTTCTTCAACACAGCTCAGTCTGCTCTAGCCGCCGCTGAGAGGATAGTTAATCTTCTACTAATAGATCGCGAAGATGAGGGTGGAGAATATGAAGGTTCCGTGAAAGGGCTCGTAGAGTTTGATTCCATAATTTTTGGATATGAGCCTGAGCAGCCTGTTGTTGATAATGTTTCCCTGAGGGCGGAACCAGGCAGGGTGACAGCGATCGTTGGGCCTACCGGGAGTGGAAAAAGTACCTTAGCCAAGCTCCTGCTTAGATTCTACGATCCTTGGAGTGGCTCTATAAAACTAGATGATAGAGATTTGAGGGAGTACAGGCTAAGCTTTCTTAGGAAAGTTATTGCTTATGTTCCGCAGGAGCCAGTGGTTTTTTCGGGAACTGTGCTGGATAACCTGAGAATGGGCAAGCCAGAGATGACAAAGAGAGAGATTACACGGCTTCTAGAAGATTTGGGTGTTGCCGAGATTTTAAATGTATTGCCTGGAGGGTTAAATGCGAAGGTGCTGGAGGAGGGGCGTAATCTTTCTAAGGGACAAAGGCAGATTATTTCATTGGTTAGGGCTGTGCTAGCAAGTCCTAAAGTTCTTGTTCTTGACGAGGCAACTAGTAGTGTCGACATAGAGACCGAGCTTAGAATACATGCTGGGTTGAGGAAAATAGCTAAGGCTAAGGGTATGAGCGTGATAGTGATAGCTCATCGCTTAGTACCGGTAGCGATGGCTGACTATATTTACGTCCTAGATAAAGGAAGAGTAGTTGAATCGGGAAGTCATAGCGAATTATTGCCTAGGAATGGTCTATACGCTAAGCTGTGGAAAACCCAAATTGTAACGACGACGCTTTAA
- the dhaK gene encoding dihydroxyacetone kinase subunit DhaK: MKKLINKPGDEVKEMVEGMALAFPQIIRKDPKWNNVYRRDSPIPGKVSLVSGGGSGHEPAHGGYVGRGMLDAACAGETFTSPTVPQIFDAIKAVASDAGVLVIIKNFAGDVMNFQTAAKMAAAQGIKTDWVIVNDDVAIKEPEKRRGIAGTVFVHKCAGAAAEELLPLEEVKKVAQKVIDNVRSMSVALTPCTVPKAGKPTFELGPDEMEVGIGIHGEKGVERRKLMTANEIADLLTSHVVEDLKLDKGEEVAVIVQGNGGTPYMEKFIVYRRVHQFLTERGIKIFTAWVGEFMTSLEMAGCSVTLLRVDEELKRYLMAPAETIAIHTPGPVTS, translated from the coding sequence TTGAAGAAACTTATTAATAAACCGGGTGACGAAGTAAAGGAAATGGTTGAAGGAATGGCTCTAGCCTTTCCACAAATTATCCGCAAAGATCCTAAATGGAACAACGTATATCGACGTGATTCTCCCATTCCAGGAAAAGTAAGCCTTGTTAGCGGAGGAGGCAGTGGCCACGAACCCGCACACGGAGGCTACGTAGGTAGAGGAATGCTGGATGCAGCATGTGCAGGAGAAACATTCACTTCTCCGACAGTTCCACAAATATTTGACGCTATAAAAGCTGTAGCCAGCGACGCAGGAGTATTGGTAATAATTAAAAACTTCGCAGGAGACGTCATGAACTTCCAGACAGCAGCTAAAATGGCAGCTGCACAAGGGATTAAAACTGACTGGGTTATTGTGAACGATGACGTAGCCATTAAAGAGCCCGAGAAGAGGAGGGGAATAGCTGGAACGGTATTCGTTCATAAGTGTGCGGGTGCTGCTGCTGAAGAACTATTACCATTAGAGGAAGTGAAAAAAGTAGCTCAGAAAGTCATAGACAACGTCAGATCAATGAGTGTGGCATTAACACCTTGTACAGTGCCTAAAGCTGGAAAACCAACGTTCGAGCTTGGACCCGATGAGATGGAAGTAGGTATAGGGATTCACGGAGAGAAAGGAGTTGAAAGAAGAAAGTTGATGACAGCGAACGAGATAGCTGACTTGCTGACGAGCCATGTAGTTGAAGATTTGAAGCTTGATAAGGGCGAAGAAGTAGCCGTTATAGTTCAGGGCAACGGTGGTACGCCATACATGGAGAAGTTCATAGTTTATAGGAGAGTACACCAGTTCCTGACTGAGAGAGGCATAAAGATATTTACTGCTTGGGTAGGAGAGTTCATGACTTCCCTAGAAATGGCTGGTTGTTCAGTGACGCTATTACGTGTAGATGAAGAGCTTAAGCGCTATCTGATGGCTCCAGCAGAGACTATTGCTATTCATACTCCAGGACCTGTTACAAGCTAA
- a CDS encoding ABC transporter ATP-binding protein — MSLTRLWPYALRYKKYLILAAFASLASSAAAMVTPLLAREAVNAVVEADIESLPWIVAGIIALACFQGLLTFIGRINARRLAEMVTLDLRVDLYRKLQDLSLTYLYREGAGKLVARVTGDVEQVKRLFMFGLSAFLSSVLLLVLALSAMISISLILSVVSLAVLVPSAPLVKLFAKKIRAHFEKAREEYAKMTSVLQEALVGMIALRAVGAEKSVKNSFAIRNKLYSYNMISVGKFRAMVWPTLTGLTYGALLIAYWIGGLGIIEETLTVGDLVAFAMYVSMVSWPISSLGLFTVVVEMARVAASRVFEVIDVKTEVEEAPDAVPLRIERGEVRFENVWFSYSGENWILKGLNLTVKPGEFIAITGSPGSGKSTLALLALRFFDPQQGRVVIDGMDIRKVTLESLRRQVAVVHQDVYLFPDTIKNNIAYAKPGASEEEVIEAAKLARIHDFIKSLPRGYDTLVGERGVTLSGGQRQRLALARTLLSNPKIVLLDDTTSEIDAETERAIYEALTNFLRGKTLIVITQRPSTMALADRVVVVKEGRIVREGRPEEIMGVIS; from the coding sequence ATGTCGCTGACTCGGCTTTGGCCGTATGCTCTAAGGTATAAGAAGTATCTCATCCTAGCGGCCTTTGCTTCTCTAGCATCGTCAGCAGCCGCTATGGTTACTCCATTACTAGCTAGGGAAGCTGTGAATGCTGTAGTTGAAGCAGATATCGAGTCGCTGCCTTGGATCGTAGCTGGAATTATCGCTTTGGCATGTTTCCAGGGCTTGTTGACGTTTATCGGGAGGATAAATGCGCGGAGATTGGCTGAAATGGTGACTCTCGATCTCCGAGTAGATCTTTACAGAAAGCTTCAGGACCTATCTTTAACCTACCTCTACAGAGAGGGTGCGGGCAAGCTTGTAGCCAGAGTTACGGGGGATGTCGAACAGGTTAAGCGTCTTTTCATGTTTGGTCTTTCGGCGTTCTTAAGCAGCGTCCTGCTTCTAGTTCTGGCCTTAAGCGCTATGATTTCCATAAGCCTTATACTCTCCGTTGTATCGCTTGCTGTGCTAGTTCCTTCAGCTCCCTTAGTGAAACTATTCGCTAAGAAAATAAGAGCGCATTTTGAGAAGGCTAGAGAAGAATACGCGAAAATGACTTCCGTTTTGCAGGAGGCCTTGGTGGGGATGATAGCTCTGAGAGCTGTAGGGGCTGAAAAGTCTGTTAAGAATAGCTTTGCTATCCGCAACAAGTTGTACTCTTATAACATGATATCTGTGGGCAAGTTTCGCGCTATGGTCTGGCCGACGTTGACAGGGCTAACTTATGGAGCTTTGCTAATAGCTTACTGGATCGGAGGTCTCGGCATTATTGAAGAAACGTTAACTGTGGGGGATCTCGTGGCTTTTGCTATGTATGTTTCCATGGTTTCATGGCCTATATCTTCTCTAGGTCTTTTTACTGTGGTGGTAGAGATGGCGCGCGTAGCGGCTTCAAGAGTTTTTGAAGTAATAGACGTTAAGACTGAAGTAGAGGAAGCTCCGGATGCTGTTCCCTTAAGGATTGAGCGCGGCGAGGTACGGTTCGAGAATGTATGGTTCAGCTATAGCGGAGAAAATTGGATTTTGAAGGGTCTAAACTTAACGGTTAAGCCGGGCGAGTTTATAGCGATAACTGGTTCACCAGGCAGTGGTAAAAGTACTTTAGCTCTCTTAGCCTTGCGCTTTTTCGATCCTCAGCAAGGACGTGTTGTAATAGATGGAATGGATATTAGAAAGGTGACGCTGGAGTCTCTGAGACGGCAAGTAGCAGTTGTGCATCAAGATGTGTACTTATTTCCCGATACCATTAAAAATAATATAGCATATGCTAAGCCTGGAGCTAGCGAGGAAGAAGTTATTGAGGCTGCTAAGCTTGCTAGAATACATGATTTCATTAAAAGTCTTCCTCGAGGATACGATACTTTGGTGGGCGAGCGGGGGGTTACGCTGAGCGGTGGTCAGAGGCAGAGATTGGCTTTAGCTAGAACTCTCCTCTCTAATCCTAAAATAGTGCTACTTGACGACACTACATCAGAAATAGATGCCGAAACAGAGCGCGCTATATACGAGGCTTTGACTAATTTTTTGAGGGGTAAGACGCTTATAGTGATAACCCAGCGTCCATCTACAATGGCGTTAGCGGATCGCGTTGTTGTAGTTAAAGAAGGACGTATAGTAAGGGAGGGGAGGCCTGAAGAGATTATGGGGGTGATCTCGTAG
- the dhaM gene encoding PTS-dependent dihydroxyacetone kinase phosphotransferase subunit DhaM produces the protein MVGIVIVSHSKKLAEGVKELIEQMVKGEVKIEAVGGVAVDPKALGTDPLRVKEAILKVMDEKGVLILGDFGSAILSARMALNMLPQEIKDKIAIANAPLVEGAFTAAVEASTGEDLETVKKVAEEARNLKKI, from the coding sequence TTGGTTGGCATAGTAATAGTTTCACATAGTAAAAAGCTTGCTGAGGGAGTTAAAGAGCTTATAGAGCAGATGGTGAAGGGGGAAGTTAAAATAGAAGCCGTTGGCGGGGTTGCTGTGGATCCTAAAGCATTGGGAACCGATCCTTTAAGGGTTAAAGAAGCTATTTTGAAGGTAATGGATGAAAAAGGTGTTCTCATTTTAGGCGATTTTGGCAGTGCAATATTAAGCGCTAGAATGGCATTAAACATGTTGCCTCAAGAAATAAAAGATAAGATTGCCATTGCCAATGCCCCACTAGTTGAGGGAGCTTTTACAGCCGCTGTTGAAGCAAGTACTGGGGAAGATCTTGAAACTGTTAAAAAAGTGGCAGAAGAAGCACGTAATTTGAAGAAAATATAA
- the dhaL gene encoding dihydroxyacetone kinase subunit L, which yields MVIPTGEVLTSEDIYNIIFRILDVIKENEKYLTDLDAAIGDADHGINMVRGFSLATERLKDLNPSSDVGTILNTVAMALLETVGGAAGPLYGMWFMNMSQKAMGKNEVDKKLLAEMLEAGLKGVQDIGGGTQPGEKTMVDAIYPALEELKKAVEDESVSLVEALKKATEAAEKGMKATIPMIAKRGRASYLGERSRGHQDPGATSSYLIIKTFYEYVKEKKG from the coding sequence ATGGTGATCCCTACGGGTGAAGTATTAACATCAGAAGATATCTATAATATTATATTCAGAATTTTAGACGTTATCAAGGAAAACGAAAAATATCTAACAGATCTAGACGCTGCAATTGGAGACGCCGACCACGGTATTAACATGGTTAGAGGATTTTCTCTCGCGACAGAAAGGTTAAAGGATTTAAATCCCAGCAGCGATGTAGGAACCATATTGAATACTGTTGCTATGGCATTGCTGGAAACTGTGGGCGGAGCAGCCGGCCCTCTTTATGGAATGTGGTTTATGAACATGTCTCAGAAGGCTATGGGGAAAAACGAAGTAGATAAAAAACTTCTCGCTGAAATGTTAGAAGCTGGATTGAAGGGAGTTCAAGATATAGGCGGTGGTACCCAGCCCGGCGAGAAAACAATGGTGGATGCCATATATCCAGCACTTGAAGAGCTTAAAAAAGCGGTGGAAGACGAATCCGTCAGTTTAGTCGAGGCTTTAAAAAAGGCTACTGAAGCCGCTGAAAAAGGTATGAAAGCCACTATACCAATGATTGCGAAGAGGGGTAGAGCCAGTTATCTCGGCGAGAGAAGCAGAGGGCATCAAGACCCAGGGGCTACGAGCAGCTATTTAATAATTAAAACTTTCTATGAATATGTAAAAGAGAAGAAAGGTTAG
- a CDS encoding winged helix-turn-helix transcriptional regulator: MNDVFIIKNPEVAKLLSDKTRCKLLALLRLGEFSTMDLAKALGKTPQAISYHLRLMESAGLIRVTRTELKRNLIEKYYRAVAKRFIVSYQIAESPEAADIVKELLTEAAEGFKMLGYNLSEEVGAELLHKYMILKSRVIEELLSRKRGELPRGSWILLEFLAAVRMASKPEFKQLLEEAEKVLA, translated from the coding sequence ATGAATGATGTTTTTATAATAAAGAATCCGGAAGTAGCGAAGCTGCTTTCAGATAAGACACGCTGCAAGCTTCTAGCACTGCTAAGATTAGGGGAATTTTCTACGATGGATCTAGCTAAGGCTTTGGGGAAGACACCCCAAGCAATATCATATCATTTGCGTTTAATGGAGTCTGCGGGGCTTATCCGAGTTACTAGAACTGAACTCAAAAGAAATCTCATAGAGAAGTATTATAGAGCTGTAGCAAAGCGATTTATAGTTTCCTATCAGATTGCAGAGAGCCCTGAGGCTGCCGATATAGTTAAGGAGTTGTTGACGGAGGCTGCGGAGGGCTTCAAAATGCTAGGCTATAATCTTAGCGAAGAGGTAGGCGCCGAGCTTCTACACAAGTATATGATTTTGAAGAGCAGGGTTATTGAAGAACTATTAAGCAGGAAGAGAGGCGAGTTGCCTAGAGGATCTTGGATCTTATTGGAGTTTCTTGCAGCGGTTCGTATGGCTTCTAAGCCTGAGTTTAAGCAGCTTTTAGAAGAGGCGGAGAAAGTTCTGGCGTGA
- a CDS encoding HPr family phosphocarrier protein translates to MLSVKVKLLNKVGLHARPAAQFVQTAKKFKSNITVCKDEQAANAKSILEILSLGAEYGDEILIQADGPDEKEAIKELLDLLEKFRREEG, encoded by the coding sequence ATGCTCTCTGTGAAAGTAAAATTGCTCAATAAAGTTGGTTTACACGCGAGACCAGCGGCTCAATTTGTCCAAACAGCGAAGAAGTTCAAATCTAATATTACAGTTTGCAAGGATGAACAAGCCGCTAATGCAAAAAGTATACTTGAAATACTTTCGCTAGGAGCAGAATACGGAGATGAAATATTAATACAAGCTGATGGTCCAGACGAGAAAGAAGCTATTAAAGAACTACTCGATCTGCTTGAAAAGTTTAGAAGAGAAGAAGGATAA
- a CDS encoding AAA family ATPase, with product MIFKDRNKLSPKYVPLKLPHREGELSLVEGLFRDIFPAEETFTRIIQLQGPAGVGKTSVAFHVGRKIEADARERNVDLKHVYVNMKLESTSKFVMYSNIARKIDPGLVSRSVSAEELLGSILRYLKAHNKYVILTIDEIDYYLKTSKSTNIIFDLTKMSEIYFGEPINILGLMFIARDPKWRKMLNNAELSSLGRIVVNFKPYTKDQVFDIIDYRASEAFEAGAISDEVLEYIAEVTVDYANGDIRYALDIMLYAGTLAENRDSETVTLEHVRTVLSQLEPHITSEDIMNLNSNEKILLLTVAEELKARKTAYVDLEDVWERHFEICEYYGFKKFSRREFNQTIQMLYNKGLLDLKGLKIGVSNVPVEKLVGFLDYIINRLKEEI from the coding sequence ATGATTTTCAAGGATAGGAATAAGCTATCACCAAAATATGTGCCCTTGAAACTACCTCACAGAGAGGGAGAGCTTAGCCTCGTCGAAGGTCTTTTTAGAGATATATTTCCCGCTGAAGAAACTTTTACTCGTATAATACAGCTTCAAGGACCCGCCGGAGTTGGGAAGACAAGCGTTGCTTTTCACGTAGGCCGGAAAATTGAGGCTGACGCTAGGGAAAGGAACGTAGACCTTAAACATGTCTACGTTAACATGAAGCTTGAGTCGACTTCTAAATTCGTTATGTACAGTAATATTGCTAGGAAGATTGATCCTGGATTAGTCTCGCGTAGTGTAAGTGCAGAAGAGCTTTTAGGAAGTATTCTCAGGTATTTAAAAGCACATAACAAGTATGTTATATTAACGATTGATGAGATAGACTATTATCTTAAAACTTCTAAAAGCACTAACATAATATTTGATTTAACGAAAATGAGCGAGATATATTTCGGAGAGCCGATAAATATTCTAGGATTGATGTTCATAGCTAGAGATCCAAAATGGCGTAAAATGCTGAATAACGCAGAGTTAAGCTCGCTAGGTAGGATAGTTGTAAACTTTAAGCCGTATACGAAAGATCAAGTTTTTGATATAATCGATTATAGAGCGAGTGAAGCTTTTGAAGCCGGAGCTATAAGCGATGAAGTGTTAGAGTATATCGCGGAGGTAACGGTGGATTATGCTAATGGCGATATAAGATATGCTCTGGATATAATGTTGTATGCGGGAACTTTAGCAGAGAACAGAGACTCAGAGACTGTTACGCTGGAGCACGTTAGAACGGTGCTAAGCCAGCTAGAGCCGCATATTACAAGCGAAGATATCATGAACCTCAACTCTAATGAGAAAATACTGCTTTTAACGGTGGCGGAAGAGCTTAAGGCTAGAAAAACAGCCTACGTGGACTTAGAAGATGTTTGGGAGAGGCATTTCGAAATTTGTGAATATTACGGTTTTAAAAAGTTCAGTAGGAGGGAGTTTAACCAAACCATACAAATGCTATATAACAAGGGATTGCTAGATCTTAAAGGGCTTAAAATAGGAGTATCAAATGTCCCCGTTGAAAAACTTGTAGGATTCTTAGACTATATCATAAATAGGTTGAAAGAGGAAATATGA